Proteins encoded within one genomic window of Ovis aries strain OAR_USU_Benz2616 breed Rambouillet chromosome 1, ARS-UI_Ramb_v3.0, whole genome shotgun sequence:
- the LOC101102772 gene encoding high mobility group protein B2-like has translation MGKGDPNKPRGKMSSYAFFVQTCREEHKKKHPDSSVNFAEFSKKCSERWKTMSAKEKSKFEDMAKSDKARYDREMKNYVPPKGDKKGKKKDLNAPKRPPSAFFLFCSEHRPKIKSEHPGLSIGDTAKKLGEMWSEQSAKDKQPYEQKAAKLKEKYEKDIAAYRAKGKSEAGKKGPGRPTGSKKKNEPEDEEEEEEEEDEDEEEDEE, from the coding sequence atgggGAAGGGCGACCCCAACAAGCCGCGGGGCAAGATGTCTTCGTATGCCTTCTTCGTGCAGACCTGCCGCGAGGAGCACAAGAAGAAGCACCCCGACTCCTCAGTCAATTTCGCAGAGTTTTCCAAGAAATGTTCCGAGAGATGGAAGACCATGTCGGCCAAGGAAAAGTCCAAGTTCGAAGACATGGCAAAAAGTGACAAAGCTCGCTACGACAGGGAGATGAAAAATTATGTCCCTCCTAAAGGTgacaagaagggaaagaaaaaagatctcAACGCTCCGAAAAGGCCTCCATCTGCCTTCTTCCTGTTTTGCTCTGAACATCGCCCAAAGATCAAAAGTGAACACCCTGGCTTATCCATTGGGGATACTGCAAAAAAACTGGGTGAAATGTGGTCTGAGCAGTCAGCCAAAGATAAACAGCCGTATGAACAGAAAGCAGCTAAGCTAAAGGAGAAATACGAAAAGGATATTGCTGCATACCGTGCCAAGGGCAAGAGTGAAGCGGGAAAAAAGGGCCCTGGCAGGCCGACAGGctccaagaagaaaaatgaaccagaagatgaggaggaagaagaggaggaagaagatgaagatgaGGAGGAAGACGAGGAATAA